The following proteins come from a genomic window of Carassius carassius chromosome 10, fCarCar2.1, whole genome shotgun sequence:
- the LOC132152291 gene encoding uncharacterized protein LOC132152291, with translation MKDASLLNHTSQIRPHLQCHPRTVEVLLEMKDASLLNHSSQNCPHIQCHPRTVEVLLEMKDASLLNHSSQNHPHIQCHPRTVEVLLEMKDVSLQANATNHYHLAMHVFGALTTASTLKELDDMVQSATVVFSSPCCGASVEKHFKNLQSWLQKKGTPLDETTKSRGDAEDLKDITGSNRFAKRCNAIISNAPLDKHGEVNVYQCKGLIDHLKKYVLPFAGLWTGIMLGLSYNYVTFPFLDRNIRRCVF, from the exons ATGAAAGACGCGAGTCTTCTGAACCA CACCAGCCAGATTCGTCCCCATCTCCAGTGCCATCCGAGGACAGTGGAAGTGCTGCTGGAGATGAAAGACGCAAGTCTTCTGAACCA CAGCAGCCAAAATTGTCCCCATATACAGTGCCATCCGAGGACAGTGGAAGTGCTGCTGGAGATGAAAGACGCGAGTCTTCTGAACCA CAGCAGCCAGAATCATCCCCATATACAGTGCCATCCGAGGACAGTGGAAGTGCTGCTGGAGATGAAAGATGTGAGTCTCCAGGCCAA TGCAACAAACCACTACCACCTGGCAATGCATGTCTTTGGTGCCCTCACAACTGCAAGCACTTTAAAAGAACTGGATGACATGGTTCAAAGTGCTACAGTTGTCTTCTCCAGTCCATGCTGTGGTGCAAGTGTTGAGAAGCACTTCAAGAACCTGCAATCGTGGCTGCAGAAAAAAGGGACTCCATTGGATGAGACTACCAAGTCTAGGGGTGACGCAGAGGACTTGAAG GATATTACAGGAAGCAACAGATTTGCAAAACGTTGCAATGCAATTATTTCTAATGCCCCACTGGACAAGCATGGAGAGGTCAATGTGTACCAATGCAAAGGGCTTATTGATCACCTCAAGAAATACGTTCTGCCATTTGCTGGATTATGGACCGGGATAATGCTAGGTTTGTCATATAACTATGTCACATTTCCCTTTTTGGACAGAAATATCAGACGATGTGTTttctga
- the LOC132152292 gene encoding uncharacterized protein LOC132152292, with translation MEKSQWDLKHIRFTSGRLTRLDDFVAQYRISHTALLKEYEDSDRVFRRKTYRVEKEIWKEKQQKKRGRYVSAIPKPFRFKTSKKKSSVSEGPIGKQISPPQLRSSLEGDHENIVDNKAKTTATPQDQLTSLWKRRDTEVVVSVIPTQTKVTSFIIHHSELCTLRPHQWLNGEIIEALFHIAASELEIGNSIYILNHYVAGVILFGEKPQLAWQKLSKINLNNYQGIVSFVNIDNVHWKFLFINAVNHTVYLVDPSKSPTEKDDSIHAAQKLSEYIQMRNTQQRKTEWLNIQWKGGVMTHPVQQDGSSCGVIVVLMAREIMKAFPNVPILQFGTSRKEMANERKMMALQILKASGL, from the exons ATGGAAAAGAGTCAGTGGGACTTGAAACATATTCGTTTTACTTCTGGCCGGCTCACCAGGCTTGATGACTTTGTAGCCCAGTATCGGATTAGCCACACTGCACTCCTGAAGGAGTATGAGGACTCCGATAGAGTTTTCCGAAGGAAG ACTTACAGAGTAGAAAAAGAAATATGGAAAGAAAAGCAACAGAAAAAACGGGGAAGATATGTCTCAGCAATTCCCAAGCCTTTCCGTTTCAAGACATCAAAAAAGAAG TCCTCAGTGTCTGAGGGTCCCATTGGAAAACAAATCTCGCCACCACAGCTAAGGTCATCCCTGGAGGGGGACCATGAAAACATTGTTGACAACAAGGCAAAGACAACAGCAACCCCACAGGATCAA CTCACCTCTTTGTGGAAAAGGAGAGACACTGAGGTTGTGGTTTCTGTGATCCCTACACAAACCAAAGTAACATCATTTATCATTCATCACAGTGAACTTTGTACACTTCGGCCACACCAGTGGCTAAATGGCGAG ATAATTGAAGCCCTGTTTCATATTGCTGCCAGTGAGCTAGAGATCGGGAATTCCATTTACATTCTTAATCACTACGTAGCAGGTGTGATTCTGTTTGGGGAAAAACCTCAGCTTGCCTGGCAAAAATTGTCAAAG ATTAACTTGAACAATTACCAGGGAATTGTTTCTTTTGTGAACATTGACAATGTCCATTGGAAGTTTCTG TTCATAAATGCGGTCAACCACACAGTGTACCTGGTAGACCCATCAAAAAGTCCCACAGAGAAAGATGACTCAATTCATGCTGCCCAAAAACTCAG TGAGtacatacaaatgaggaatacTCAACAAAGAAAAACAGAGTGGCTGAATATACAGTGGAAAGGAGGAGTTATGACACATCCAGTCCAGCAGGATGGCAGTAGCTGTGGCGTCATTGTTGTCTTG ATGGCAAGGGAAATAATGAAAGCATTTCCAAATGTTCCCATTTTACAATTTGGAACTTCCAGAAAGGAAATGGCCAATGAACGAAAAATGATGGCTCTACAGATACTCAAAGCATCAGGTTTGTAA